A single Quadrisphaera setariae DNA region contains:
- a CDS encoding ABC transporter ATP-binding protein, whose protein sequence is MALLEVRDLSVAFPGGSGRGSSSSRLSDRAVDGVSFDVEAGRVAGLVGESGSGKSVTSMAVMGLLPKTAQVSGTAAFDGRDLLSLPERELEGVRGRDVAMVFQDPMTSLNPVVTVGTQITEVLRRHTGASRRAARDEAGELLARVGIPAPVRRLREYPHQLSGGMRQRAMIAIALACNPKLLIADEPTTALDVTIQAQVLELMGDLVRERGTAMLLITHDLGVVAGLCDTVTVMYSGRVVERAGRHELFARPRHRYTSGLLASVPRLDAPRGQRLTPIPGTPRDVIGWTDGCAFAPRCTAASDACRGSDLPLEQDDDAPAGAGQHLLRCAHPVPAPHDHEQHDQQQERSA, encoded by the coding sequence GTGGCACTCCTCGAGGTCAGGGACCTCTCCGTGGCGTTCCCGGGCGGGTCCGGGCGCGGCTCGTCGTCGTCCCGACTGTCCGACCGGGCCGTCGACGGGGTCTCCTTCGACGTGGAGGCCGGCCGGGTGGCCGGGCTCGTCGGGGAGTCGGGCTCTGGCAAGTCGGTGACGTCGATGGCGGTCATGGGCCTCCTCCCGAAGACCGCGCAGGTCTCCGGGACGGCGGCCTTCGACGGGCGCGACCTGCTCTCGCTGCCCGAGCGCGAGCTGGAGGGCGTGCGCGGCCGCGACGTCGCGATGGTCTTCCAGGACCCGATGACCTCGCTCAACCCCGTGGTCACGGTGGGCACCCAGATCACCGAGGTGCTGCGCCGCCACACGGGGGCCTCGCGCAGGGCCGCGCGCGACGAGGCCGGTGAGCTGCTGGCGCGCGTGGGCATCCCGGCGCCCGTGCGCCGGCTGCGGGAGTACCCGCACCAGCTGTCGGGCGGGATGCGGCAGCGGGCGATGATCGCCATCGCCCTGGCGTGCAACCCCAAGCTGCTCATCGCCGACGAGCCGACGACCGCGCTGGACGTGACCATCCAGGCGCAGGTGCTCGAGCTCATGGGCGACCTCGTGCGCGAGCGCGGGACGGCGATGCTCCTCATCACCCACGACCTCGGCGTGGTGGCGGGTCTGTGCGACACGGTCACGGTCATGTACTCGGGGCGCGTGGTGGAGCGGGCGGGGCGGCACGAGCTGTTCGCCCGCCCGCGCCACCGGTACACCTCCGGGCTGCTGGCGTCCGTGCCGCGCCTGGACGCCCCGCGCGGGCAGCGGCTGACGCCCATCCCGGGCACCCCGCGCGACGTCATCGGGTGGACCGACGGCTGCGCCTTCGCGCCGCGGTGCACCGCCGCCTCCGACGCCTGCCGGGGGAGCGACCTGCCCCTGGAGCAGGACGACGACGCACCCGCCGGCGCTGGGCAGCACCTGCTGCGCTGCGCCCACCCCGTGCCGGCCCCTCACGACCACGAGCAGCACGACCAGCAGCAGGAGCGCAGCGCATGA